The following DNA comes from Meles meles chromosome 8, mMelMel3.1 paternal haplotype, whole genome shotgun sequence.
TCACCAGGCCCCCTGCGGATCCGAGCTCAGGCCCCGCCCCGCACTCACTGCTCCATGTGGACCTGCCAATAGGCCTTGCGGGTCACGTTGAGGTAGGACAGGGGACCTCTGTAGTACTTGGAGTCTGTGCCGCCCAGCATGAGCTCACCGCCCGGCTGCGCACCGGGGTCCCTGGGGGAAGAGAGGGTCGGGGTCAGCCCCACGTGCTCCTGGGGCGGGGGCTGCGCACCCCCGCCGGCGAGTCCAGCCTGGCCGCTGACAGACAGGCTCCCGCCGGCACCCAGCCAGGAGGGGCGGGCGGAGCCGCAGAGCGGGGAGGCCGGCGGGAGCACAGAAGGGACAGCACTCCCTGGGGggctcccaccccacaccccgcGGCCTGCAGAGGGGCCCGGCCGCGCTGAGGAAGGCCGGTGACGCGTCAGGCGAGCGGTCAGGGGGAAGTGAAAGCCAGGAGCCCACGGAAGGCGGCTGCTGCTGCCTGAGAAAAACCAACCAGGGAAGGCTTCTGGGAGGCGGCACCAGGCAGCACGGAGTGTGGAGCCCGCTcgttcctgccccagggcctttgtaccTACGGCTCCCAAGGATGCCCCTGCCCTCACCCAACTGCTCCCGCTCCCCTTCGCCTCTCGGCTTTCCCGCACGGGCCTGCACTGCCGGCCCCAGCCCCGCCTCCGCACAGCTCTAGACTGAGCGCTGGAGCTCACCCCTTCCTCCTGGCCGGGCCCCACTCGGAAACACCAGGCCGAACCCCGTCCTCCCGCCCTCCCCCAGGCTTCACCTCGGAATCCCAGCATGGAAACCAGACGGCTGGCTCCCATCCGCTGCCCacctgccaccccacccctcacccacgGAGGCCTGAGCCTGAGCCCGGGGCTCATGGCAAAGACCCTACCCCATTCAGCAGCGTGGGGTCACCTGGCCTCTGGCAGGGGCTCTGCCTCACATGGCTGCCAAATTACCACTAAGGATGGCCCCACGCTGAGGGTAGGCGCGGGGCAAGAGGGGAGGCTTCTGGGCGGGCTCTCGGCCGGACCCCGAGGGTGAGGAGGGGGTGTGCGGTGCGGTGAGCACCCGCGGTCGGTGGCCACCCACATCCATCCTCGGCACACCCTCATCGGGACCTGTGGCATTGTCCTGAGGGAGACCGGGGGCCCCTTCTCAAGGGCACAGCACACAGGTCACCCACCCTTCCATGCAGGGCCAAGGCCACTGGGACACTCGGCGCGGCTGCCAAGGGGCTGCTGGTGGGGGCCACTCCCCACCGTCAACCCGGGGCCGTGGCTCCCTCTAGCAGCATCcgtcacctcctctgggaagcccctCACCTCTGGAGGTCCGGCCGCAGATTGGAGCTTGTGGCTCTGTCCTTCGGGCTGTCAGGGACTCTAGGGCCACATCGCCCACCAGCAGCCCCAGGGAAGGCCGGGCTGACTGACCATGAGCCCTGACCAGGGTCTGGCTCTCCAGGAGGGAGGCCCACTGAGCGAGATCCTGGGCCCACAGCCCGAGCCGCTCCTGACAGGAAGCCCCGGCCCCACAGCCTGTCCAGCGGGCTCCCCGCTCGTCTGTAAAGGAGTGGCCAGTCCCCTTCCTGGTCAGAGGCTGCACGCGGCCCCATGCCGAGAGGGGAGGCGGGGAGGTGGGCAGCCCAAGCCCACAGCGTTGGGCCCCGTGGAGCTAGGAGGAGGGGTGAGGCATGGGGAGCAGACAGGGCCcgagcccctcccaccccacctgttCAGGTAGAAGGAGAAGATGTTCTTCTCCACCAGCTTCTGCTGCATCAGGTTATCAAAGACGGGAAGCACGTTGTTGACCGAGATGCGGGGGTAGGCCATGCCCAGGATGCCGTCGAACTTGGCCGCGATGAAGGTGATGCCCGGCTGCTTGATGGCTTCCCCGAAAGTCTGCCTCTCCACCTTGACGCCAGCCAGGCTCGACAGACCCGACTTACAGGGCACCTGTGGGCCGAGGGGGATGGTCAGTGGGCCACGGGAACCTTGGAGCCCAACCCCCCAGCCCCGTGTGCGCACACACAGCCACAAGCCCGTCATCACCCTCGACCTTGCACGAAGCCCAGAGTGAAAGGCTGGCGACACTGGGTGGGGACACAGCTGAGGAGAGGGACACAGTTTCCATGGAGCTAACAGATgggtgggctctgggctcagctctGACCTTCTGACCCCTACCCAGGCCTGCTCCTGAACTTGGGCTACTGGAACCCCATGACCCAACCCCGTGACCCAACTCAGCAGACTCAAGGCcacaccacccctccccctccgcaGGCCAGGCGGCAGCAGACAAATACAGAGCAGGATGTGGGGAAAAACGGCTGTTTGGGGCTGACGCCCCGACAGCGGGAACAGGGCGGTGTGCTGGGCAACATCCTCTTCTGGGCCAGAGATCAGCAGGAGACCCCAACAGGACAGGTGGATCCGGGGAGGGGCGGCCCCGCTGCAGGCAGGGCCGCAGCCACCATGCCCCGTCGCCTTCCGGTCCTGCTGGGGCTCGGGGCTGgaggcggcggggtgggggctgTGCTGTGCCTGCTTCGCTCCTCTGCCCCCAGGACTCTCAGTCCAGACCTTCTGGTGGCCACACGCTAGGAGCTCTCACAGAGGCGCGGGCAGATCCATGCAGGGCCTGCCCACCTGCTTTACCCCAAAGATTCTCTGCCGCAGGCATGGTGCCCCAAAGGACCTCCAGTTCCTCTGCGGGGACTCCCGGCAcatctctgccctccctgcccagaGGCCGAGGCATGGGAACAGCAGTGAGTCTGCCACCGGCTCCCCCACCCAGCTGTCGGCCCCCACCCGGGAGGAGCCTCATTTCAATCACTTCTGGGTCCTGGTCCCAGACCCGGCCCATGGCTCTCGCACCCACGCCCTCGTGGCCCCACTTCCCTACAGCCCTCCAGGCTGTCGCGGTGCACGTACCCCCAGAAACGCACGGGACCAGGTCTGCTGCCCGAGCCCCGCCCAGCCAGCCCCCCGCACCACGCTCCTGCTCACGCCTCAGAGGCCCTGCCCTGGGCTGTCACCGCGCGGCCAGAGCGCCCTGGGGCCCAGGGGCGGTGTCAGCGGGGACTCACCGACACGGTGTCCTGGCTCAGGTACCCGGAGAGGCTGCCGGAGCCGTAATGGATGTCGAAGGTGGTGCCGTTCTTCACGTACGTGCTGGACTTGTCGCTGTTGTACTTGTGGTGGATCCCTGTGCCGGCAGAGAGGCCCGTCAGCCCGCCCCGCCATGGAGCCCCCCAGCAGGACATCCACCTGGTGTCGCGCCAGACCCGTGACCCCAGGCTCGGTGTCGGCCGGCTGTGGTCGGGCCTGGCCTGCCCCGTCCTCTGCCACCACGGTCCCAGCCTGGACGGGAAGCTAGGCTGGAGTGAACGGGTTCATCTGGAAAGTGCGGTGCCCTGGGGCAGGGCGGCGGGGCCAGGCCTGCCTGGTGTGGCTGAGAGGCGTCAGCGGCCGACAGGGGCCGAGGCAGGGCCACCAAAGGTCCAGGGCTGGCCCGGCTtgctccagctccagctgccaTCCCGGAGGGGAGACGGGGCGGCCCTGGCGCCCAGGGTGGGGGGCCCCATCCTCCCGCGCGCACCCCCCATTGCACGAGGCCACGCAGAGACTCACAGCAGGCGATGTCCAGCAGCTTGCAGTGGACCGACGGGACCCACAGGTTGGAGGAGCCGGTGTCGAAGACGACCGTGAAGCACTGCGGGGGGGTCCCGATGCCGATCTCCCCGTAGTACTGTGCCTGCGCGGGGGAGGGGTCCGTCAGGGCCATGGGCACAGGCGCCCCTGCTTAGCCTGCGGGCCAGACTCTGCGAGGGAGGCCCAGGCCGGAGGACGGACACCCGGGCTCTGCTCCCGCCCCTCCGCCGCCCATGGTCCTCACGCCCCTGGGCGCTGCGGGTCCTGCCTGACCACGAGAGGGTGGGGGACGACCTCCCCATGTGAAAGGGGAGACCAGCGGTCACAGCGGCTCAGCTGACCCGGGGCCCCGGAGGACCTGCCCAGAAGACCCCTCTGTCCCAGGCCCTCAGCAGGGGCGCCTGCCTCCCCACAACGGGGGGCACATCAGGGCTTGCCTCTGGGACCTCGTTCCCCTCCTGCCCTTGCTCCACAGGACCAAGCCTGGTGGGCTCCTAGGCAGAGGCATGCGGACAGCAAGGGAGGAGGTACAGCCGGAGACCAGAGCGTTGGCTCAGATCCTCCCTACCTTCACCACCCCGGCCTGTTTCTCCACCGGTACACGGGGCAGGAGGGCAGCCTGTGGGAGCCCAGGGCGGTGGAGCCATGGTGCAGGTGAGCATGAAGAGGGCAATGCCCCTCAGACCCTCAACGGGAAACCCGGCCTCTGGGGCTCTCCCAGGTCAGAAGACACAGAGGCTTGGATGGGAGATGTGGGCTTGgggcccccggggccctgcctgCCTGGGTGCCCCTTCTCCGGGGACGGAGGCTGGGCCCTGGGTCAGGAGGGGATTCCGGCTCCAGTCCCGGCAGGACTGTGTCTCCTGCCACTTGGCTCCAGGGAGAACCAGCAGCTGCTGCCTCATGACCCGGAATGTGTCCAGATTTGGGGGGCTGGGGATGACTCAGCAGATCtccgtgtgcgtgcgtgtgtgtgtatacacaagaGCTTGCACCAGGGGATCAGGAACTGGTTGGTCAGGCCCCGAGAcagatgccccccccccagcccagtCACATGCCTGTGAGGCCACAGCTTCCTGGCACGGCAGTGCTCCGGCCAGACAGGACAGAGGGCACGGCCACATGTCCCAACCCCAGGTGGACCAGCGTCCGGACGGCAGTACGGAGCTAGGCCCACGGCGCGGGGGCGGGTCACGCGGGAAGATGCCACCTGGGCTGCCCCAGAGGTGGAGGCGGGGTCCCAGGACCTGACCCCCGCGCCGGGACCAGGCCGACCCAGCCCTGGCTCGGTATGGGGCTCACAGCATGTCCCGACTCCAAGTCCGTCTGCCCCtcgaggagcactgggtgtgatccgCACTGGCTGCTGACcagtgaggaaggaggaaagaaggcaggAGAGGATCACGGGGAGCACCAGGCCTTCCAGCAGGACAGGCAGAAACAAAAGAACTCCAGAGCCATTAATTAGGCCTGGACAGGCAGGCCCAGGTGACCCGAGCGCGAGGACCCCGCAGCCCCTTGGGGCCTGAGTCTGATTTGGGCTCCTCCACGTGCAGCTGATGGCCGTGGGCCCAGCTCACTTATCTGCAGCCAGTGACTCTGTCCCCCATGCCCACGGGCTGGCCTCAAAAACAAGACAGCTCCTGATGCCCTTGACAGTCAGTGGGATGCGGGGGGAGAGGTCACGGAGAAGCCAAGggcacccccacctccctgcacACACCTCCCCCCAGGGCCAGGCCCCTCATGGGGACACAGGTGGGAGTCCTCATCCGGGCAGGGGTAGTGGGAGGAGCACCCAGCAGGGAAGGGCGTGGCTGGGCagaagcccctccccccacggagCAGGGGACTCCTGCAAAACCACAGGGCGCCGAGGAGAGGGGCTTCCTGCCCACTCACGCAGAGCTTTCCGAGAGAGCCCGCTCCGTCCTAACCCGGGCTTGCTGTCCACCCAGCCTGCGCCCCGAGAGGATAAACCCCATACTCACGTCCATGTAGTTCTTGAGCACCTCCGGAACGGGACCCCCTGCCACACTGGGCGCCCCCTGGGAGTATTTGGAAATGGGGCCACTGGCGATCAGGTCCTCCACGGGGCCCCCCAACTCTGACATGGTCCGGCGCACAGAGGTGAACTTGTGCAGCGGGATTCTGtcaagaggagggagagaggctcATCAGGActcgcctccccctccccccggacTGCTCCGTACTCTCCCCCATCCCTTGTCCCCAGTTTGTGCCTCCTCCGGTCCCTCCCGGGACAGTGGCCCGTGGGGTCCGTTAGGGCATGGGTGCCCCTCCGTCACACCTGCCCCATGCCCTCTGAGGGGACCCATTCACCTGCCCTCCGAACCTGCTGCTCTCCACGCAGCCCCCACGCAGAGGTGGTGCCCACGTCCCTGCCTGGCCTCTGGGGCAGGCTATGCCTGGTCATCAGATGGGACTTCAAAGGCACCACCTCTGAGAAGCCCTCCTTGGACATCCTTCAATGTGACCCTGTTTCCCTCCAGGGTCCTCGCAGTCGTGAATTCATTTCCTGCCGATGCATCCTCTGTCCCCATCATGGTGCAGTCCCCAGGAAGGCACGGCCTGCCCTGGGGTGGTAGAGGTCTCTGCCTCTGGGTCTGCCTTCCCCTGGGATGCCCACAGCTCCCTCAGAGCCAGCCCCCCCAGTCTTGGCGGTCTGCCTGGACAGAGAACACGGGGTTGAGGTCAGGTGGCCGGTTCTTGTGTGTGTGGGTCCCTCCCTGGCCTGGGCCCTTGCTGCTGGGTTTCAGCTTGCTCCCAGCTCCGACGGTGCAGGGGACAGGAAAGCACCCCCGAAAACACTCCAACCCTTGGACGGCAGGTCCTCCCAGCCCAGGCAATTTGGGAGTTCAAGGTCACAGCTGGCCCTTCCTGGCACACCAAGGGCGTGCTTCAGGAAGATGGGACTCTTGCCCAAGACGTGGTAGGCTGTTAGGATCCACGGTTCTGGCCTGGGGGAAGCGGACACGCCCTCCAGTAACCCAGGAAACAGGTGCCATCAGTCCCACAGGACGGGGAAGAGGTGTGAGGGGCTCTGGTCCGGCTGCCCAGCCCGCAGGGCCGCAGCCTCCGCTCCCCACAGCCACCCATCCCCGCGGGGAGGCCTGTGGGTGGTACCGGGGTAGGCACAGCCCTACAGCTGCCTCCCCACAAAGACTCCATTTGGGGCTACGTGCCCCCAAGCCACAGCCCGTGGTAAAGCCTACGCCGAATGGCCTTCTGGCGAGGGTGAGTCCCACTCGGCCCGCGGCCAGCTCCCACAGCTCTGTGACCTCACCCACCTGCCCACGGGCAAAAGCCCATGGCAGAGGTGCAAGGATGCCTTCCCAGGCCTGGCAccaaggggggggggagggtgggtgcGGGACCAGAAGGGGCTGGCCCTCTGCACCCCCCCATCtgggaaagcaggctgcctggcACGAGTGGGAGGGTGGGCGGTGGCCGTGCTGGTCCTCGCCCTGGCTCAGCCGCATCCAGGCCCCGCGGTGCATGGACTCCCCTGGTACCGGGGACAGGGCCCGGGCCTGAGGAAGGTGTGGTCCTCAGGAGGGCAGGGGCCGGTGGGGAAGGCTGCTGCAGCCTGGCCACCCAGACCCTCCCCTTGGGCTACCTCCCTTCTGTCTCTGAGACGCTGGGGGGCTCCCCGCGCCACTGGGTCCCCCGCCGCAAAGCCCCCGGCACAGACCGGGCAACCACGCCCAGTTCACAGCCGGCAAAGGAGGCGGCCAAGCGCGCGCTGGGGCTGTGCGGGCTGCACGCGGGGGTCCCGGCTTCCGCACGCGGCCGCGAGCGCAGGGGCCGCGATGCACCTGTCCTGGGGGCGCTCGGCCGGCCCGGGCCCCAGCCGCCCTCGCTCGCGCAGCCGCCCGCCCCCCACGGCCCACCGCGGGGCGGCAGGGCAGTAAGGGGCCCGGCGCGGGCGTGCGGGGGGGGCCCCGCAGGAGGCGGCGCGGGCGCAGGGCCGCATTCCGGAGCCGGGCGCGCGGGGGGCGCCGGGGGCGCGCGGGGCCTCACCGGACGAGCGCGGCGGCAGGCGCAGCGAGCAGCCCGAGGACGAGCAGCAGCAGGCTGGGGGGCGGCATGGTGGCGGCGGCGGTCGGAGCGAGCGCCGGGAGGCCGCGCGCTTATAGCCGGGATGACGGCGCACTCGGCCGAGTCAGCTGACCGCAGCTCGCACCGGCGGGTCACGCGGGCCGCGGCCGGCgtgcgcggggcggggccggggcggggccatCCGGGCCGGGCCCCCCGCGGGGCTGCGCCCGCCGCTCGGGGGCGCGCACGCAGGCCGGCCGGATCCCGGAGCGCCGCAGCCCGAGGGGCGcgcgggcggggggcgcgggcgggggcCGCGGGGGACCGGGCTTGGGACTCTGGAGGCCGGCAGCCGGGCAGCCCCCGACCCGCGGGCTGTGCACCGCGCGAGGCCGCGCCGCCCTTCCCacgcccccgcccgccccactGCACCTGCCGCGGCGCCGGCCTCCGCCCAGGCCGCCTCTTCCACCCCCGCCAGCCACTCTTCTTCGACCCGGGGTCCTGCAGACCTCATCCTGTCTCCACGTGTTCCTAGGCCCCCCCTTCCAGCTCCCCAGAGCAGCACCCGCCTGACCCTACCCGGGGTCCTCTGTCCTCTGGGGGCCCACGGTCCCCTCCAGGCCCATCGCCAAGGATGCTGGGCGGCGGGATCCCATAAGGAGCCGGGTCTCTCACCTTGAGCGATTGGTGTCGTCTGCAACACCCTCGGGAGAGTCCCTCCCTGGGGCCAGTGGTCAGTCCTACTGAGGCCACAGTGACCCTCGGCCCTCCAGGaccacccacctcccccagtCACTAAAGCATGCCAGCTTGCTGTCGGAGGGGAGGGCCCTGTCCACTTCTCCACGCAGAGACCGGGCAGgcatgaaagaggaagggagttTGGGCAGGTGACTTTGCAGAGGGTCCATGCTGAGAATGTGCTAGAAAGTGACCCTCGCTGGGAGCAGGCCCCTCtgggaaggtgacatttgagcaggaTGTGAACAATGAGGAAATTTCCTCAAGGGACTCGCTTATACGGCACTTTTTCTCAAGTGGTCCTGTGGGCTACCCCACTTAAAGGCGGGCAAACGGGTTCTGTGGCCCATGGCAGGCAGGACGAATCCCCATCCTTTCTGTGACCAAATCAATCAGGACCCTGACCCCAGCCATCACCCTCCCACCCCGGTCAGCCTGATGGCCACAGATGAAGGACCACGGCCTTGCCCGGCCTCCACACCCGGCCGTTGCCCACATTTGTACTGGATTCAGCTGGTTTGGTTCCAGCTGTGAAGACTGGAGCCAGGAGGGAAGTCGGCAAACACCCCTGCCTTCGGAATCTGCTCACGCACCGTGCGGGCCCCAGAGTGGGACCCTCACTCCGGGCATTATCACCTCCCTGCTGGTGGGCCGCTATCTCAGACGGGGCAGCTGGGCTCCGATGGGCTGGACACCGCACGCACTCGAAGGTGGTCCCAGCTGGTGTCCCCCTGGGTCCCCACTGCCCGCAAGACTACGTATGTCCCGTGACGCTCAGATGCAGATGTGAGAAAACAGCCTCGGAGGGGGCCACCTGCTTCGTCCACAGGGGCACTTACAAAGCCAGCCGCAGTGTGGACGGCGAGAGGGCTCAGCAGTGTGCCACGGCAGCTGGCTGTGTCCGGCTGGGGCAGGTGCCAGCCAGGCGGAGACCCTGGGCTTTCCCTGAGCAGAGAAGTGATGGCTGGTGGCCTAAAGCCTGGGGAGACTGTGTGTCCGGCTACTCCATACAGAGGGAGGACATTGTCTCTGCGCTGTTCCCGTGACCCCCCCCAGCACCCAGAGCAGGGCctggcacggggtggggggcgctcCTGGGCAGTGGTATGTGGGAGAGATACACGGGCCCCCTAGACCCAGTCTTGCGCCCACCAAGTCCGTTGGTCCTGAGTGGTGTTCAGGGTTCCTGGCTGACTTCTGCGCTCCTTCCCTCCAAGACTTTCCGTGATGCCCTGATTCCTTACCTCACCAATACCCAGGAGAGGTTTGGGgtggaaagggagtgggagaggtcgGCCCTGACCCTGCAGTTGctccccagaaggcaacttggGGCTCCCTCCCTGGTGGGCATATCTGGGCGCTACTGGGCCTCCTCCAGCCAGCTCCAGACAGAGCCATGTCCCACCTTACACAGCTGCTCTTGCCTGGGGCCCGGTGTGCCCCGAATCCCGCTAGCCTCAGTCAGGTGCAAAGGTCCCTAaaggcccctgcccctgccgaaTGTGAGGCAAGGCCAGGGAGACGTACTCCCCTGATGGACCAAAGGCAGTGGGCCCAGCACAGCACTACAGGCTTAAGGGCATTCCAGTGCTCACTGACCAGGTGCCCAGGGCAAACCTGGGGGGAACGGGACCCCCAGGTCTGTTCAGCAGGTGCGGAGTGTCCCGGAAAGCGGAGCCCAGAGTACGACTCTGGCATCCCTGGCTCCTGGTGGGTGGGGGCCAGGGTCTAGGGACTGTCCCGCCCAACCCGGGACTCTCTAGCAGGGAGAGCCAAGGCCCCGACGGGTAGGGTAGGCCTGGGCGAGTCAGAGGATGACAGTGGGTTAGAAGCCACATCCGTCTGACCTCTACTCCCACGCCTCACGGGTCAGGCCCCCGGGACCCTGTGCACCCGTTTGTCTCTCTCCTGTGCAACCGTCCAGCACCAtcgtgtgccaggcactgctctgggCACCAAGGAAATGTTGGGGACAGCGCAGGGGACTTGGGGCACAGGGAGGACGAGAGGGACAAGGAGGAGCACATTGCAATGAGAGGAGCTCATGTGAGCCGAGTCAGCGGGTGACGGGTCAGCAGACTGGGGAAGGAAGAGCAGCTGAGTGCACCGGGGAAGGGGTCAGAGACGGGCCAGCCCGCTGGGGCACTCAGGCTTGCAGCCACTGGGAGGACCCTGGTGTGCCTCTGAGGGgggtgagcttagggtcctgcGCTGATGCAGAGGCGGGCCCTGACCAGCATCTCCCTGCCACTGTTCTGAGAcggggtgggggctggtgggggaggggcaggaggcggGAAGTGCGTGGGTCGGGGCGGtggtggagggggcagggagaagtgTTTCAGGATCCATTTCTGAGGCCAGGGGTAGGATTTCCCGATGGGCTGGACAAGTGGTGTGTGATCGAGGGGTCAATGCTGACTTGGGTTCTGGGCAAAATATGCAGAGGGATAGCGTGTTATTGGCAGAGCCCggaagggaggcaggagcaggggaccTGGCAGGAGGACTTGGAGCTGTTTTGGATGCGTCCGGTTGAGCTCGTGCCCCTTTGGACATGCAAGGGGCGCTGTTGACGGGCGGCAGCTGCGGGAGCTGGGGCTTGAGGTTGGAGGTGGCCAGGGCTAAGTGTGGACAGAGACCCAGCAGGCCCCCGGGCTGCTCCAGTCTGAGAGGTGAGGGAATCGAGACGGAGCAGCGACGAAGACTGAGCCTGAGCAGCCGGGGCAGGAGAGACCAGGAGGGGGTGCCTGGAAGCCAGCAGAGAGCCGTTGGAGGACACTGCAGCCCGCGTGCCACGTGCCCCCATCGCCGAGCGGGCGGAGGATGGGACAGCACACCGGCCCCTGGATTCAGCAACCTGACCTTGAGGAGAGCAGTTTCAGGCCCGGGTGTAGACCCCGTGATGAAGACAGCGTGGTGTTGACCCAGCGAAGACAAGTAGACGTCTTGGACAGCGGAGAGTCACACCAGCAGAGAAGGAGAGTCTTCTCCACGAACGGACCGGTGGACCGGAGGATGTCGAGCCCGCCCTCACACCACACATGGCCGTCCACTCCAGGGGGTCAGAGACCCGAACGCCAGCGGGAACTCCTCTCAGGGGAAGAAGACGCAACGATATGTCTTCTTGATCTTGGAATCATGAATTTAACCAACGAAGATTTGTTTAAGGAGGAAACACAAAGAATGTCAAACCCGACAAAGACGTAAAAAGAGAATAAGACGACCTTCGTGTAGAAGAAGGCCGCTATGAGGTACACGTCTGGTACAGGACCGATCTCCACAGTATGTGAGGAACTCTCCaaactcagtaataagaaaacGAACAGCCCACTCAAAAACGGGCCAAAGGCCTGAACGGGCACGTGGCCTCAGAAAAGTCCAGACGATACATCCGCACACAAGAAGACGCTCCCGCCACGTAGGAAATGCACCTCAAACTACACTACACGCCTCCTAGGAAGGCCACAGGCCAGCCCCGGACAGCACGAAATGCTGGTGAGGACACAAGCAACCGGACACGGCCGTCCACTGCTGCTGGGGACGCGAGATGCTGCAGCGGCTCTGGGAGGCACAGCCCGGAACATCCGCGTCCGTGCGATGGGCCATCGCGCTCCATGGCACACACCCGAAGGAATCGAGGACTGATGTCCCCACGGAAACCTGCACGTGGATGTTTCTAGAAGGTGTCCTCGTGATTGCCAGCACTCAGAAGCCGCCGAGAGGCCCTTCGGCAGGTGGACGGGTGAACCGTGGTCCGTTCGGCACAGAAAAGGAGTGAGCTATGAAGCCGTGAAGTTTCACGGAGGCAACTTACGTGTCTGTCACCACGTGAAGGGAGCCCCATGCTGTGTGATTTGAACGTGGGGACATCCCGGAAGAGGCAAACTGTAGAGACAGTAACGAGACCCCTGGTTGCTGGGGGTtcggaagggaaggggagagaggaacaggaggaggacAGAATCTCGCGGCCGGGAAACTACGCCGTGTGGGACTGGAAGGCGGATGCGGGACTCCCTACACTTGTCACAAGCTGCCACGGGGCGTGAGCCCGGCCGTCAGAGATGGACCTCGGTGAACAGGGGAGCAGCACGGGCGGGTCGGCCTAAACAACCCCCCGGGAGAGACGTCCACAGTGCGGAAACCGTGCGGGTAGGAAGGATGGGTTTGGGACACATCTGCCATCAGCCAGTCTTTCTGTCAGCGTAAACCCGATCTAGAAATTAAAGTCTCCTAATGGCAAAAGAGGAGCGTCAGTGTCTCTTGGGGGGGAACGGATCCATCAGACTACACGAAAATTAGCCACTTCGGGTCCTTAAAACACACCCTGTGAAGGCCTGAGGAGCCAAGCCACAGCGAGAGGAAGCGGACCCTCACTGCACCTGCTAGTGCAGTGGCGGCTGCGAGTGCCTGAAACACAGGGACCGCGAGCCTAGCAGGCGGGCCACCCAGCAGAGAAGGAAACGATCCCCATGCCGACAGGCACTTTGCACCCACACAGAGGAAGCCCATGACCCCGTGCTTGTCCTCACGCCCGGCAGCAAAGTGCAGACGCGAGCCCAGGTCCGCACCCTGCGCGCCTGTGGGGACGGCTACGGAGGAGACCCCGGAGAACCGCAGCCGGGGTCAGGACCGCGGGGCACTTGGCCCTTGCCAGCTTGCGGGATGGCCCTCGGTACCCTCACCGTGTGGCCTGTCCACTAAAGCCAGTCCCGAGTTGTCTTTGGCCAATGGCATGTTTTCTAGGCACACACCCCCTGAAATGCCCCCAGCCACCCCGTCAGGGACAAGAACACACATGCCGCACCGTCAACAGCCCCAAACGGGAAAGCTTCCCAAAGCCCGGAGAAGCTTGTCCCCGAGACCCTAGAAGGGATAGAGGATTTGGGACACAAGAGTAGGCTCGCAGCCTTGAGAATGAACGAATTAGCCCCGGGCGCCCCGCCAGGAACCCCGCAAATACGGAGCTGGGCATCGCGCCCGAGGcccttctcccccgcccccacccctccgTTCAAGGGGGAGGAGGCCGGGGGCTTCTAGCTGGCCCTGCACTGCCCTGgtctccctgccccaggcctgggTGTCGCTGGGAGCCTGAGACCCCGACAGTCCCCAGAGGGAAGCTGCCCTGTCTGTCACTCCCTCTCCTGGCGCGCTGCACCTGCGGCTTCCCGGGCGCCCCAGGCGGGGAAGGAGGGTCTGCAGGTCCTGAGCGCGGAGCTCAGAGGGGGACCCGGA
Coding sequences within:
- the CTSD gene encoding cathepsin D, which gives rise to MPPPSLLLLVLGLLAAPAAALVRIPLHKFTSVRRTMSELGGPVEDLIASGPISKYSQGAPSVAGGPVPEVLKNYMDAQYYGEIGIGTPPQCFTVVFDTGSSNLWVPSVHCKLLDIACWIHHKYNSDKSSTYVKNGTTFDIHYGSGSLSGYLSQDTVSVPCKSGLSSLAGVKVERQTFGEAIKQPGITFIAAKFDGILGMAYPRISVNNVLPVFDNLMQQKLVEKNIFSFYLNRDPGAQPGGELMLGGTDSKYYRGPLSYLNVTRKAYWQVHMEQVDVGSSLTLCKGGCEAIVDTGTSLIVGPVDEVRELQKAIGAVPLIQGEYMIPCEKVSTLPEVTLQLGGKPYKLSSEDYTLKVSQGGKTICLSGFMGMDIPPPGGPLWILGDVFIGRYYTVFDRDQNRVGLAEATRL